From the Anopheles stephensi strain Indian chromosome X, UCI_ANSTEP_V1.0, whole genome shotgun sequence genome, the window AAGTTTCGTTTTATAAAACCCTCCTGCCGGTTGACCGATTTTGATAATGTCAGTTTGTAGCGAGAGTTGGTCATCGTAGAGGTCTCACTGATgagattgaaataaaattcgtTAGCACGTCTGCATCGAGTTCGTCTGTGTGCGTTAGATTGCCAGTGTATAAATGTCGTGCTTAAAAGGCATATTGCTATTTGAGGGCTGCAATAGTGTTGACGAATGCTATTAATTCCAATAAAAATGATTCAGCAACACTTCTTCGGTGTAATCACCCGTTCTTGAATGGCTTCTAAAATGAGAAAAGAGTTTTTTGGCAAGGAAACAACCCGAATCAATACtaagaaaacataattttaatgCGATGAAATCGAAACAGTCTACTCCCGCATCCGTACCGCGGGATTGCACACCCGTGCTACTACTAGATCGGTTTCGTTTCACGTGCCAACCAGTCGAGCGTTTCCTGGTCGTTGGCTTCGCGCAGCAATGGACCGAGCGTGTCCAGCACGGTTTGGTGGTACGCATTGATATGATCGCGTTCCCGCACCGTCAGCAGGCTAGCGTCGATCAGCCGCGTCTGGATCGGGCACATGGTAACCGTGCTGAAGGTCAGGGCGCCACGCCCATCAAAGTTGGTCCCTACGTTTGCCGTCACGACCTGCACGATATCCTCGATCCGGATCCCGAACTGGCCGTCCTTGTAATAGCCGGGCTCTGGGTGaggggaaataaaataaaacaccggTAAAAGTGACGAGAAAGGTGCATCATAAATCATTCCGTACCGTTCGACAGGAACATGTTCTCCTCCAGTCCTGGATCGTTCGGCATCAGCCGGATACCGATGCCCATCGGGCCTTCGTGCACGTTCAGAAAATGGCCAATACCGTGCCCGGTGCCGTGCCCATAGTCGAGCCCAATGTCCCACAGCGCTTTGCGCGCGATCGTGTCCAGGAATTGACCCTTCACCTTGCGCGGAAAGATGGCGGTACCGAGCGCAATCTGGCCCTTGAGCACGTGGGTAAAGGCGCGTATCTCTTCCGCGGTCGGTTGACCGAAATGCATCGTGCGCGTTACATCCGTGGTGCCGTCGCTTTTGGGGTAATACAGAAGCattagtatgtgtgtgtgtgactgtccGCTTTCTAGCTCCAACTTACAGATACTGTGCACCGGAATCGCACAGATAAAGCTCCTGGGCCGTAATCGGCCGGTTCGTTTCCGGCAGTGGATGATAGTGTATGATCGAACCATTCGGTCCGGAAGCACTGATCGTGGTAAAGCTGAGACCCTTGTAGTGTGCCTGACGGCTACGCAGCTCCTCCAACCGTGCCGCCCCACTGATCTCGTCCACCGCCGTACCGTCCTTCAAGCAGCGCTCCAGCCACGCAAAATACTGGCAGAGTGCAACGCCGTCCCGCACGTGACAGTCCCGCATACCCTTCGCTTCCGTCTCGTTCTTGACCGCCTTCATCAGATTGATTGGTGTAATATCGTGCAGACGGCGTTCTTCCGGCACCAGTGCCACCAGCGCGTAACTCGACCCGGAACTGATCCAAACCAGCGGACCACCACCGGCCGGCGGTGGCGTACTTGCGGCCAGCTCGCGCAACACCGTATGTATCTCCTCGTACCCGCGCACCTCCACCGTCACCCCGTTCGCGCGGAAGTGTTCCTCCACCGCGGGCTGCATCTGGCCCGCATCGATAAACAGGTACAGTGCGTCCGGCGTGACAATCACGTACGAAAAGAACACCGGATTGTAATCGATGTCGGTACCGCGCAGGTTCAGCAGCCAGGCAATCTCGTCCAGCGCgctcaccaccaacaccgacgCTCGCTTGTCCGTTAGCTTCTCCCGCACGATTGCCAACTTTTCCGCAACCGTCGCACCGGTAAAGGTGGTCGCAAGCGGTAGCAGCGGATTGTGCGGTACGGCCGGTTGATCCGTCCATAGCAAATCGACCAGATTCGGGCTTACTGGCAGCAGCGTACAGCCGGCCGTTTTGAGCGAGGTCTGCAACGGTGTCCAGGCGGCAGCGGTGATCAGATTCGCGTCAACCCCGACCCGGGAACCAGGTTGCAGCGCTTTCGCTAGCCACGCATCGATCGACGGTGTGGTCGGTTGGCCGTCCCGCATCAGCGTCCAGTTGGTGTCGAGCTGCTTGGTCGCCTGCTGATAGTAGCGACCGTCCGTCCAGAGCAGTGCTTCCCGGTCGGTCACGACCGCCGTACCGGCGCTCCCGTCGAACCCGGACACGAACGCGCGGCGCTCGTCCCGTGCCGCCAGATACTCGCTCTGGTGCGCATCGTTCGACGGGATGATGTACGCGTTGATCGAACCGAGATTGTTGGGCAGATTCTTCATCAGCTTCCGCAGGGCGGCCAACACGTCACCGGTCGGTTTCATCGTCGGCACGCTGGAACGAACGGGTCCGTCAGTCATGGTCAGTCGGGCGAAGCGTTACGGGTAGACTGACCCGAACGCTGTTGCTACTTGTCGCAGCGAAAGTGAATGCAAATGGGAGGGTGGAGAACGGGGTGGTTGGGAGGGGAAGGGGTTGTAGGGAAGATTCTTTACAATTCAAGTGGTACAATTCATCGCACTCGTCCCGTATCGCTCAACAGCTCCCTCATGATGGATTACCCATTATGCGAGTTATATTCGCTTCAGCGATATCTTATCTTTCCGATGTAAAGTATCTTGCCACAGCTGTCCCACCCACCTCCGGGTGCACCTAACCTCATTACATACCTGAGCAAATGCGAGAATGATAAGGCAGTTTGTTTACGTACACACGGTGCGCTTGGTTCGGTCCGTCCGGTTTTTAGTCGTCCAAAAGCaggcgttgctgctgcttgccttaaaacaaaattggCGACAATGAAAATTCACGTCCCGAGCCTACCGGATGCCGGTACCTTTCGATTGGAAGCGGTGTTTGCAGTTACAAAATCGCTAGGCTCTGCTGCAGCAAGGGAGCAAAAAACCGAAACGGAACGTAAATAAAAGTTGGCCGCAACAGTGTACGCAAGATGACAACAACAGGAACGGTTTCGCCCCTTAATGGAAACGTCACATTTTCGCCTGAAGtgtgtgaaatgtttcatcGAGCATTTGAAAGGGGGTACTGAAATGTTTCAACTGGTATATATGAGAGCGAGTTCGTCACCggttggtttgtgtgtgcagtGAGGATATGACAGCGTGCGCACTACCGGCAAATTGCAACGATTGATTCAAATTTTAtctaaaaaaagaaaagcgtattagtttttttttacagttttgtgtgtttatgaCGAGCAGAGCAGATGTTTTAATAATATCAAGTTCAAAACGCATCCGGACCTTTCCCGCGATGTATAGGACGCTGACTTTCGAAGGATGGGTAATTGAAGCCAGCCGATGTAAACCTCTCACAAAATTGACGATTGACAATACAAAGATCTCGAGATTGAATCCCTTCCGAACCATTCACCTGATCTTCAGGACGCTTACTATCTAACTACGAGAAATTGTAGTGAAAGTCATCGGAAGTCAAAAATAGCTACTCAAGAGCTCTCAAGGGTTTAGTGCTAATGAAGCCAGGATCCCAACCTAGGACCAACCGGAACCCCAGCCAGCAAGACAACTTCATCGGGATCAAATCGCATCCGAACCTATATCCCGATCTACCAGATATTGACTCTCAAGCTATTGAAGCTGATTGAAATCAAGGAATCCAGAAAATGTAGACAGAGGCCCTCGAAGTTCTCGAAGCTTGTAGCTCCAAAGAAGAATAAGTGAAATTCGATTTTTTATTCCACAGCTCCATTAGTAATGTTGAAAGTGTACACGTGCATCCTTTTTatagtattttatttttaaactgcGATCTCTTTTAAAGGCACGCACGATAAGCTTTCAGCGCGTCACGCTGTTCGATAATGCCGAAGAATTGATCCATCACTCCTCTACCGACATTTCGGTTCACGGTTACGGGAACACAATGCGCCATTAATCGTCGGACGGACCAATcgttatttaatttttgaatAGCCCAGATGTCCAACGGTCCGCGAATTCCGAGCCTTCAACTTCCGGTATTCCCAACGGTTCAAAACGATCACGTGGAACATCTCGCGATTGATAGCGTTCCCGATTAAAGccaccgagaaaaaaaaagaaaacaaaatggcaatcAGCAAAAACATTGTAGGCGGATTAGATAAGCACATCCCACGCACATCCCCCTCAAGTTAATTAAAATCCGATACGAATGTTACGTTAAAATACAAAACTGATTATCTTTATTATGTTCATAGTCCTATCTCTAATAGCATGCTAACTTGTCATCTAGAAGGTTTTCCCCTCCCTCGGCAAGCACTTCACCCGGGGCTGGGCTTCGTTGCCGAAGTTTGTGGGAGATTTTCGTTTCTGTTTTCTCTCCTCTGTTTATAAGCTATAGCATTTGCAGATTCAACCTAATGTCGATTGGGAACGCACTAGAAGTACAAGAAGATCACTGCACCGCTTTGCACGGTGCTGTTAGGCCGCCATCCTTGGTGCTAGTTCTGGGACGTCCTACTGCTGTCCCGAGCGACGCGTACTCATTTACATATATATTTGGGTGTTTGAGGCAGTGGCTGACTTGCAGTTCACCAGTCCAGCTTTTCCTTGGCCATCGTGAAGCTGACACTGTTTTCGGAGTAAAACTGGCTGTACCACTTCCGGTAGGCCTTGATCAGACGATCCTCCTTGATCAGTAGCGGATTGTCGATGAACTGCTTGTGGTTCCAGACCATCATGTCGCGTTCGAACTGCGAGAGATATACATCACATTACCCGACTGTTAACCCATCCAATATCTATCAACTACCCACCATAATGCTCTCCGCCAGGATGGCAAACTTCTGGAAGATGGCGTTCCACACGGTACGTGGAGCATAGAAACGATGGATAACTTTCTGGACGAGCGGTTCTATCGGTGTAACGGTCTGCAGCACGACAAACGGTCCCATGccggtcatcatcatcagctgcaCGTATCCGGGGCCGATCTGATACGCACGGACATCGATTTTACCCACCTCAAACTTGTTGAAGATCCGGAACGAGTGTACCAGGTCCATCTTGGCAACGTGTGTTGGATCGCCCTCTTCCGGTGCTTGCCAGCTGTAGATTGGAATGCCTTATGTTAGCGCTTGTTTTCGCTTTTGAAGAGAGCAATGTCGTACCTTGCCAGCCACGAGTGCATCCCGAAGTCAGCCCAGGCAGGACGTGAGTATCGGATGTCACTACCGGACATCATGTTGGGTCCGTGAACGGCAGCGAGATGTGCAACGTCCGCCCCATTCTCCGGCACGTCCTGGATGTGACAGTTGACCAGAAACTCGTTCTTACCGTAGTACACCCAGCGTCCATCCTCAATCTCCTGCACCACGTTGAACTCCCACGGTACGGCTTCCGGGTCGACGTGGTGCCACACGAAGATGAACCCATTCACCTCAAGCGATCGCCATTTGCGCAGCCGGGCCACTTTCGGTACCGTGCCAGACTTGCTGTACGGGATGTTGGTACATTGGCCATCCCGTCCACTGAACGACCAGTGATGGAACGGACACTCGATGCAGTCTCCTCGCACGATCCCACCAACACCGAGATTGGCACCCAGATGTGGACAGTACGCATCGAGCACGTTCACCTCACCTTCATCCGTCCGAAAGACGACCAAATTCTGACCGAGACAGTCGACGGCTTTCGCCTGTCCACGGGCAAGATCTTCCGACTCCAGGACGGAGAACCAACCGTTCGGATATGGAGGTGGTAGCCGATCGCCGATCTTGCGCAGCCTCCGAGCCCGGTTGACCGTGTCGACTCGCTTGCGATCGCTCTTGCCGATGCGCGCCGCATCCAGGATGTGATTGTAGCCGATATCGGTGAGATCCTGTCCGTGACACAGAGCGTGAGCTGCGGTTGATAGGTCGCGTGGTTGCTGCTTATTTTTTGGTGACTAACTTACCCGCTTCCACACCATCGCTTGATAGTAGAACAGGTAGAACCCGTACGTGAGGACGACACCGAGCGTCCCGTACCAGAGGCCGGTCGTCCACGGCCAGAGGACGAGCGTGTCGCAGGCGTCGTTCAGCAGCTCCTCGAGCGTGCCGTTGCTGGTGCGCACCATCCAACTTGTCAGCGTCTTCAACCGGTACTCCATCATCGAACCGAGCTTCTCCATTGCGCCGAATCGACTGATCGCGGTACGCGACGTGTGGACCGTAGCTGTACTAGAGcagaaccaaccaaccaaccaaccagccgtCCGTACCGGTGCCCCCGTCCGTTGTCGGTGCCCCGTGCCGTCTGTCcagggagaagaaaaagaagcgtaACAGAGTTCAACCACAACCAGCAAACGAATCGTATCAATCACAGCTTCTGCTACCGCGGGGCAAGAATTAAAGCGCACCGAGGCGAGGCAGGACCCAAGAACACAGCATGCGAAACACGAGGCAAGGCGACAGAAAGGCACAAGGAAAGGCGGGTCAGTGCGCGAGGTACGGCTCTCGGTTTCTCGTGTGCGCTTCGTTTCGCAGATCTAACACACAAacccacaccacacacacacacacacacactagcgcTAGCGACGATTCTGGGCCTTGTTTGCTTGGCATCTTTTGGACGAGCCGCCCTAATCCTGCCGGTCTGCTGACTTAATGTGCCTCTCGCAATGCCCGGCGCGCCGTCAGGATCCGCGCACGGTACACTGATTTGAATAGTGGAATCGATTGTACCGAAGTTGCACCGAAGGGGCCCTGATCCCCAGCAGCTCCAGCATCGCTTGAACCCTTACCCGTAAGCTGTGCGTCCGCTTGGTGCTCCTGTGCGTCCTGTCTGGGGCACGTTTCAGTGACTTCTGTCTTCTGCACGACCTACCCAACCTCGGGCGAAAGCCACACGATGACTAGGTTGCAGTGTAACGTGTTTCGTGCATCCAGCATTACCACCACGCACAGCTATGCATTACACGGAGGGAGAGCGTTAAGATAGCGAACTAGAGATTACTCATCAGCcattcag encodes:
- the LOC118502924 gene encoding xaa-Pro aminopeptidase ApepP isoform X1 — encoded protein: MTDGPVRSSVPTMKPTGDVLAALRKLMKNLPNNLGSINAYIIPSNDAHQSEYLAARDERRAFVSGFDGSAGTAVVTDREALLWTDGRYYQQATKQLDTNWTLMRDGQPTTPSIDAWLAKALQPGSRVGVDANLITAAAWTPLQTSLKTAGCTLLPVSPNLVDLLWTDQPAVPHNPLLPLATTFTGATVAEKLAIVREKLTDKRASVLVVSALDEIAWLLNLRGTDIDYNPVFFSYVIVTPDALYLFIDAGQMQPAVEEHFRANGVTVEVRGYEEIHTVLRELAASTPPPAGGGPLVWISSGSSYALVALVPEERRLHDITPINLMKAVKNETEAKGMRDCHVRDGVALCQYFAWLERCLKDGTAVDEISGAARLEELRSRQAHYKGLSFTTISASGPNGSIIHYHPLPETNRPITAQELYLCDSGAQYLDGTTDVTRTMHFGQPTAEEIRAFTHVLKGQIALGTAIFPRKVKGQFLDTIARKALWDIGLDYGHGTGHGIGHFLNVHEGPMGIGIRLMPNDPGLEENMFLSNEPGYYKDGQFGIRIEDIVQVVTANVGTNFDGRGALTFSTVTMCPIQTRLIDASLLTVRERDHINAYHQTVLDTLGPLLREANDQETLDWLARETKPI
- the LOC118502924 gene encoding xaa-Pro aminopeptidase ApepP isoform X2 is translated as MKPTGDVLAALRKLMKNLPNNLGSINAYIIPSNDAHQSEYLAARDERRAFVSGFDGSAGTAVVTDREALLWTDGRYYQQATKQLDTNWTLMRDGQPTTPSIDAWLAKALQPGSRVGVDANLITAAAWTPLQTSLKTAGCTLLPVSPNLVDLLWTDQPAVPHNPLLPLATTFTGATVAEKLAIVREKLTDKRASVLVVSALDEIAWLLNLRGTDIDYNPVFFSYVIVTPDALYLFIDAGQMQPAVEEHFRANGVTVEVRGYEEIHTVLRELAASTPPPAGGGPLVWISSGSSYALVALVPEERRLHDITPINLMKAVKNETEAKGMRDCHVRDGVALCQYFAWLERCLKDGTAVDEISGAARLEELRSRQAHYKGLSFTTISASGPNGSIIHYHPLPETNRPITAQELYLCDSGAQYLDGTTDVTRTMHFGQPTAEEIRAFTHVLKGQIALGTAIFPRKVKGQFLDTIARKALWDIGLDYGHGTGHGIGHFLNVHEGPMGIGIRLMPNDPGLEENMFLSNEPGYYKDGQFGIRIEDIVQVVTANVGTNFDGRGALTFSTVTMCPIQTRLIDASLLTVRERDHINAYHQTVLDTLGPLLREANDQETLDWLARETKPI
- the LOC118502971 gene encoding cholesterol 7-desaturase — encoded protein: MEKLGSMMEYRLKTLTSWMVRTSNGTLEELLNDACDTLVLWPWTTGLWYGTLGVVLTYGFYLFYYQAMVWKRDLTDIGYNHILDAARIGKSDRKRVDTVNRARRLRKIGDRLPPPYPNGWFSVLESEDLARGQAKAVDCLGQNLVVFRTDEGEVNVLDAYCPHLGANLGVGGIVRGDCIECPFHHWSFSGRDGQCTNIPYSKSGTVPKVARLRKWRSLEVNGFIFVWHHVDPEAVPWEFNVVQEIEDGRWVYYGKNEFLVNCHIQDVPENGADVAHLAAVHGPNMMSGSDIRYSRPAWADFGMHSWLASWQAPEEGDPTHVAKMDLVHSFRIFNKFEVGKIDVRAYQIGPGYVQLMMMTGMGPFVVLQTVTPIEPLVQKVIHRFYAPRTVWNAIFQKFAILAESIMFERDMMVWNHKQFIDNPLLIKEDRLIKAYRKWYSQFYSENSVSFTMAKEKLDW